TTTTGTGCATTTATTTATAGCAAAAGTGAACTTTTTGTAAAATATATTGAAACTTAGGCGTCATTAAGCGTAATCTTGGGCAACACCTTACTGCGGGAATTTGCTATTTATAGGCAAAATTACCGTATTGAAAACAATTCTAATAATTAAATTCAGTGTTAAGAGGCCTTCATGAGCACACCAGAAAATCGCAGTCAGTGGCAAACACTCGCAGATACAATGTCAATTAACGGCGCAGCATTTATTGCGGGTGATTACGTTGAATCACAGTCTAAAGAGACCTTTGATTGCATCAGTCCTATCGACGGTAAAGTACTGGCTAAAGTGGCTAGTTGTGATGAGGCTGACGCCAATATTGCTGTTAGCAATGCCAGAGAAACATTTGAAAGTGGTGTGTGGGCGCATCTTCCTCCTGTAAAACGTAAGCAGATAATGATTCGTTTTGCCGATTTGCTAGATGAAAATATTGATGAGCTGGCCCTGCTTGAAACCTTAGATATGGGTAAACCAATTCAGTATTCTCGCGCTGTCGATGTTGCTGGCGCAGCTCGCTCTATTCGCTGGTCTGGCGAAGCTATCGATAAGGTTTATGATGAAATAGCACCCACTGCACATAATGAGATCGGTATGATCACCCGTGAAGCTGTTGGTGTGGTTGCCGCGATTGTCCCTTGGAATTTTCCGCTATTAATGGCGTGCTGGAAACTTGGGCCTGCATTGGCAACGGGTAATAGTGTGATATTAAAGCCATCAGAAAAGTCACCTTTAACCGCTATTCGTATCGCGCAAATCGCCATCGAAGCCGGTATTCCTAAAGGTGTACTCAACGTACTGCCAGGTTTTGGTCACACTGTTGGCAAAGCACTGGCACTGCATATGGATGTCGATACCTTGGTGTTTACTGGTTCAACCAAGATTGCTAAACAGTTAATGGTCTATGCAGGTGAGTCGAACATGAAACGTGTTTGGCTAGAAGCGGGCGGCAAGAGCCCTAATATTGTGTTTAACGACACCCCAGATCTAAAGAAAGCGGCCCAAGCCGCGGCAGTCGCGATAGCCTTTAATCAAGGTGAAGTGTGTACTGCAGGTTCTCGCTTGTTAGTTGAAGCGGGCGTAAAAGATGAGCTTATCGGACTGATTGCTGAAGAGTTACAAAGCTGGCAGCCGGGTCATCCATTAGATCCAAACACCACATCAGGTGCAGTGGTCGATAAGCAGCAGCTTGATAACGTATTGGGTTACATTCAATCCGGTAAAGATGAAGGCGCTACGCTCAACTTTGGTGGTCGCCAAGTGATGCAAGATTCAGGTGGCGTCTATATTGAACCGACTATCTTCTCGGACGTTGATAATAAGATGATTATCGCCAAAGAGGAGATTTTTGGTCCAGTGTTATCGGTGATCACTTTTGAGGGAATGGAGCAAGCGATTGCCATTGCTAACGACAGTATCTATGGCTTAGCTGCTGGCGTTTGGACGGCAGATATCAACAAAGCCCATAAGACCGCCAAAGCGTTGCGCAGTGGCATGGTGTGGATTAACCATTACGATGGCGGTGATATGACAGCGCCTTTCGGTGGCTATAAACAGTCGGGTAATGGTCGTGATAAGTCACTGCATGCTTTTGACAAATACACCGAAATCAAAGCCACTTGGATTTCGCTAGATTAAACTTTTGTAGTCATTAGCTTTGTCATTAGCCAGCCATGAGAATGGCTGGCTTTTCTATCTGTTGCGCCAGAAGTATCAGCAGATGTATTTAGCGCAGGCAATTGGAACCACAATGGTTAGAATATCAAGCTATGCTTGAGCAAGGTTGTGGCGCGTCGCCCATTCTTTTGTAAAGAATCGAGCCAAGGGGGAAAGCGCTTGTCCCCGCTCTTGATTTCATAAGAGTCAATTCTTCAACGCCCTAGACGAAGTTACCAGCCTTAAGTACAGGCCTCATACTGATTCGAAATAGCCTAACGCTTCCGATGGGACATCTGCTGTAAATGGATTTACAAATGCCGTGGTGGCATGGTCAATGATGTTCCCGACATCATAATGACATTTACCATATCCATATGGGTCTGATGGCAAGGAACGACCTGTCCCGCGAAAGCTATACCCACGTCTGATAGGCTGGATGCCTGAATGTCTTGAAGTGCATGGATGCACGGGAAAGACCGTGTGGGCATTATGCGACTTTGGTTTATAAAGAGTTTCCAACATACTTCGGCAACTTCGATGGGGAATTTGCGTTTTCTGTTAGTTTTGTCACTCACTCTTGCCCCAAAGCTTGCTACAGATTTAGTTTGTTTACGCCCTGCTTATCAGTTTTGCGATAATTCAGATAATGTGAAGCGCAAAATACAAGATCTGACCCTGAATTGGTTTTCTCATACAACCCTGTGACTCAGTATTCTTTTGTTACAGATACAGTATGGCTTTGGTGCAGAAAATTCACTATTTTGGACTTACTTATCACCCCTTCAGTCAATACTGAGGGCTAACACCTTACGGCAGTCATTCTGCCGCTAGACCACTACAGTTAATGATTAAAGGTCTGAAACGGAGTTCAAATGAAACGATTTTTTATCTCTATAGCGCTATTACTCCCATGTGTGTTGAGTAGCAGTAGTTTTGCTCAAAGCAACTTCCCTCTCTTAAAAGGGCCCTATATGGGGCAAAAAACTCCTGGTTTGGTAGCCCAGCCTTTTGCACCTGGTGTGATCTCCAAGGACGGATGGGAAATCGAAGGCGTCTTTGCACCCGGCATGAAAGAGTTCTACTACACAACCAGAGCGGCCGATGGCAAAAAAATAATCGTGATCGGATTTCGTCAACAAGACGACGTCTGGAAGAAATACTTACAGTTTCCCCGTAATGGCGAAGTGACCTTCTCCCCAGACGGTACACGCATGTATATGGCTGATGGCTATAAAGATCGGCTCAACGATGGTTGGAGCGAGCGTAATACCCTTGGACCCATGTTTGACAGGGAAGATCGGGGCATTATGCGCCTATCGGCTTCCGCCAAAGAAACCTATGTGCATGATGATTATAAAGGTGGCGATGTTCTGCGAATATCAGCACTCGAAAATGGAAAGCGCACAGAGCCACAACTGATGAGTGACAATTTCAATACCGGAGAGTGGACGGCGCACCCTTTCATAGCACCAGATGAAAGTTACCTTATTTGGGACAGCGAGCGACCTGAAGGGTTTGGGGGTTCTGATCTCTATATCAGCTTCAGACAAGATGATGCTACTTGGGGCCCTGCTATTAACATGGGAGAAAGCGTCAACTCTGACAAATGGGATGCTTACGCAAGCGTAACGCCAGACGGTAAATACATCCTATTTAACAGAGGAATTGATGATAATGGCAATATTGATATCTATTGGGTAGATGCTCAAATCATCGAAACACTTAGGCCTAAGAGCTAGGCATTAGCTTCTTATACATAGCGCATCATAACAAGCGTGGGTATGTAGGGGTCAGTGTATACTTTATGTAATTACCATACATTTCCTAATCCCAGTCGTCTCTTTTAGAGCCTCAGCGCTAAAACATTTTTGTCCAAAAGTGAGTCAGGAAATATCGGGTTACCTTGCTTGTAAAGAAACACACTGCAATTGGTGAGCTAAGAGAGTTTTGCTGATTACGAAGTGACTATCTTATAGCATCCAAACAACGAGTTAGCCACTCAAAGCTATAACCCACTAACCTTATGGCGTCACGATATTAAACACCCCTTTTGGCTTGTCGAGTTTAGAGAAAAAACTGGCTAGATCTATTTTACTACCTTCGATCTGCAGCTCATCCGAGAACAACACATCTGACACTCCTGCGCTGCCAATAATCAGGTCGATAAACAGTTCGTGACTGATGTTGAGTGTGGCATTAGCGGTGGCTGACTTGGGGGCTAGTTTGTGGTGTAACACTGCATTTTTCAGCGTCAGTACGTAGTTCTTATCCATATCGGTGAAGTTGATATTAAGCTCAAACTCTTCGCCAAACGCCTCTGGGCCAATCACCCTTGATGCCATTGATTGCAGGAAGTTTTCCACGGGCGAACGCAGTAAAATCTGTTTCATTGACGCTAAATCGATGCCCTTTTCTGGGCTACCGTGGCGTAGTTCATAGGCGGCGCTTAGGTATACGTCGCGCCAAGGTGCGGACTCGGCTTGATAACCGAGCTGATCATAAGCGCTCGCCAGCAACGCTTTTGCGGGGTTGTTGCCGTCATCAGCAACGACAAGATGATTAATCAGCTCTGCTGCCCAACGGTATTCACCGGCATCAAGCGCAATATTGGCTTGCTCAATCACCTTGTCAGCGCCGCCCATCAACTTGACATATTTTGCTGCTGAAGCCACTGCTGGCAGAGGATCTAGGTTTACGGGGTTGGCGTCATACCAACCTAAATAAGCCTGATAAACCGCTTTGGCATTATGCTTAGCGGTGCCGTAATAGCCGCGACTGGCAAAGGTGTTAGATAAGGCGGGTGGCATTTCAATCGCCTCGGCGATCTCTGCTGGAGTCAAACCTGCATTGAGCATCCGCACTGACTGGTCATGGATATATTTATAGGTATCACGCTGCTTTTCCAAAAAGCTGTTGATTGCCTCTTGGCCCCAGATTGGCCAGTGATGACTGCCAAAGTAAACCTGAGTATCGCGCTGTGCGGTAAGTGCTGAGTCAATCGCGCTGCTCCAGGTGAGCGCATCGCGAACCTTGGCGCCGCGCAGCGTATAAAGGTTGTGCATGTTTTTCGACACTAATTCTGCGCCGCAATACGCCTGCTGTTCTGGTAAGTAAAAGGTAAACTCTGCAGGGGCTTCTGAGCCAGAAACAATCTGAAACTCAAACGGAACACCATCAATAATCTGTGCTGAATCTTGAGCGATAACCGTGGTTGGGCTTAAGATCCCGAACTGACCAAAAGCGGGTTCTTTGCCTAAGCCAGAGTCAATGTGCCCTCGGGGCGAGCGTGGTAACTGCTTGCCATACATATACATGGCGCGTCGACTCATTGCCGTACCGGCCATGACATTCTCGCTGGTGGCTTCATGCATAAAGCCTGCTGGGGCGATAATATCAATCTCTTCGATCGCACTGTTTTTAAGTGCATTGCTTCCAAGCGTAATGTTTTCAAGTAAGCCTAGTGCGCCGCCAAAATGATCCATATGGCTATGGGTAAAGATAATCGCCGCTATAGGCCGCTTTCCTAACTGTTGGTTTATGAATTCCAATGCCACCTTGGCGGTTTCGGCCGTGGTAAGAGGGTCGACAATTATCCAGCCTGTTTTACCAGCAATCACGGTCATATTGGCTAAATCAAATCCACGCAGCTGGTATACCCCGGTGGTGACTTCAAATAGGCCATCAATATTATTCAGTGTTGCTTGTCGCCAAAGGCTGGGGTTAACACTGTTGGGCGCATCACCCTCAATGAAGTCGTAACTTGTTCTATCCCAGATTTTGTTGCCTTGCTCATCAACAACAATCAATTGCGGTAATCTGGCTATAAAGCCACGCTTAGCATCTTCAAAGTCTTGTTTGTTGGCAAAGGGTAGCTCTGCTAACACCGCATTATTGGCGTCGATAGTGTGAGTGCTTGCTGGGGTAAAACCAAAATCATCAGCATTTTGATCATGAGTCTCTGTCTGAGTGGGCTGACAACCAAGCAGGAACATTGCCGCTAAGCTGCCAATGAATAACTGCCTATTCGGTCTTAGCTTAAAGGGGCGTTGCGGTAAGGTGTTAGTCGGCATGGGCGCACTCACAGGTAAGTAAATTAACAATTACTGATAAGTTATTACAAATTGTTCACTAGTCCGTTATCATTTTCCGCCAATTATGCTGGCGACCGAAAATTAGCGGCTGCTGCGCTTACGATAATCTGACGGGCTAATGCCTTTCCAAGCATGGAAAAAACGGCTGAAATTACTCACGTTGCTGTAGCCTAGAGTGTCAGATAAGCTGCTGATTGGCATTTGAGTATTGGCGAGATAATGGTGCGCGAGCTCTTGACGCTTTAACTTCAGTAAGTCTCTAAACCCCGTGCCTTCAAGGTGCAGATAACGGCTTAAGCTGCGCTCGC
This window of the Shewanella sp. Choline-02u-19 genome carries:
- a CDS encoding aldehyde dehydrogenase, with the translated sequence MSTPENRSQWQTLADTMSINGAAFIAGDYVESQSKETFDCISPIDGKVLAKVASCDEADANIAVSNARETFESGVWAHLPPVKRKQIMIRFADLLDENIDELALLETLDMGKPIQYSRAVDVAGAARSIRWSGEAIDKVYDEIAPTAHNEIGMITREAVGVVAAIVPWNFPLLMACWKLGPALATGNSVILKPSEKSPLTAIRIAQIAIEAGIPKGVLNVLPGFGHTVGKALALHMDVDTLVFTGSTKIAKQLMVYAGESNMKRVWLEAGGKSPNIVFNDTPDLKKAAQAAAVAIAFNQGEVCTAGSRLLVEAGVKDELIGLIAEELQSWQPGHPLDPNTTSGAVVDKQQLDNVLGYIQSGKDEGATLNFGGRQVMQDSGGVYIEPTIFSDVDNKMIIAKEEIFGPVLSVITFEGMEQAIAIANDSIYGLAAGVWTADINKAHKTAKALRSGMVWINHYDGGDMTAPFGGYKQSGNGRDKSLHAFDKYTEIKATWISLD
- a CDS encoding TolB family protein, whose product is MKRFFISIALLLPCVLSSSSFAQSNFPLLKGPYMGQKTPGLVAQPFAPGVISKDGWEIEGVFAPGMKEFYYTTRAADGKKIIVIGFRQQDDVWKKYLQFPRNGEVTFSPDGTRMYMADGYKDRLNDGWSERNTLGPMFDREDRGIMRLSASAKETYVHDDYKGGDVLRISALENGKRTEPQLMSDNFNTGEWTAHPFIAPDESYLIWDSERPEGFGGSDLYISFRQDDATWGPAINMGESVNSDKWDAYASVTPDGKYILFNRGIDDNGNIDIYWVDAQIIETLRPKS
- a CDS encoding alkyl/aryl-sulfatase, coding for MFLLGCQPTQTETHDQNADDFGFTPASTHTIDANNAVLAELPFANKQDFEDAKRGFIARLPQLIVVDEQGNKIWDRTSYDFIEGDAPNSVNPSLWRQATLNNIDGLFEVTTGVYQLRGFDLANMTVIAGKTGWIIVDPLTTAETAKVALEFINQQLGKRPIAAIIFTHSHMDHFGGALGLLENITLGSNALKNSAIEEIDIIAPAGFMHEATSENVMAGTAMSRRAMYMYGKQLPRSPRGHIDSGLGKEPAFGQFGILSPTTVIAQDSAQIIDGVPFEFQIVSGSEAPAEFTFYLPEQQAYCGAELVSKNMHNLYTLRGAKVRDALTWSSAIDSALTAQRDTQVYFGSHHWPIWGQEAINSFLEKQRDTYKYIHDQSVRMLNAGLTPAEIAEAIEMPPALSNTFASRGYYGTAKHNAKAVYQAYLGWYDANPVNLDPLPAVASAAKYVKLMGGADKVIEQANIALDAGEYRWAAELINHLVVADDGNNPAKALLASAYDQLGYQAESAPWRDVYLSAAYELRHGSPEKGIDLASMKQILLRSPVENFLQSMASRVIGPEAFGEEFELNINFTDMDKNYVLTLKNAVLHHKLAPKSATANATLNISHELFIDLIIGSAGVSDVLFSDELQIEGSKIDLASFFSKLDKPKGVFNIVTP